CGGCCTAATATAAGGGTTTCCCTTAGATGGCAATTACCTTTCTATTAGTCTTTTATCATTCTTTTTCTTATTGCATTATTTCTTACAATTCATATGCTTTGATATGGACGGATATTCATGATGGCAATACATATGAATGAATATATCAATGTGTTTATCGAAGAAGCTGTCGAATACATAGAGCAGCTGGATATTCTCGTCGTCAGTCTCGAAAAAAAACAGACGGACACCGAAACGATCAAGAAGATATACCGTATAATGCATACCATGAAGGGGATCAGCGGAATTATAGGATTTAACGAACTTTCGACGCTCATGCACACCGTGGAAAGTCTTTTCAGTAATCTCGCCGAAAAAAAACTGAAGGTGACAAACAAGATCGTTGAAAGTCTGTATCATGTCATTGACATACTCAAGGCGATTATACGGGACCTTCAAAAAGGGAGGGAAGTTTCAGTCGACTTTGAAAAGGAATGCCGTAAATTCGAATCCTTTATCTCCAAAGAAATAAGGGAAAAGGAAGGAAAAGGCCGTGAGGAAGGATTCGTCTACACGTTCACCCCTGAAGACTTCGCGGAAAAAATAACAAAGGCGCGTGAAAAAGGTGAAAAACTGTACCGGATCGATTTTAGTATCGACGGGAAAGAGGAACTGAAAAACGCACGCCGGCGCATCCTGTTCAAGAGACTCGCTGAATTCGGTGAAATTCTTGATTTTTTCCCGAAACGGGAAAGGGACTATTATACCGAAAATGAAATGCATATCAAGCTTCTTTTTCTGGGTACCATGAACAAGAAGAACTCGGACGACCTGAAAAAAGTCGACCGGATTCATCATCTTGCATATGAAGAAATCGATACCCGGAACCTTCAAAAGGCCGCCGGAGCTGCAACACAAGAGGAGCGGGACGGGAAAAAAACAAGAGAGACGGAAATCACTTCGATATCGGACGAAAATACCATCAAAGTGAAAGTCGACAAACTCGACAGACTCCTCAATTACGCACAGGAACTCACCATTATCAATTTGAGTTTTCAGAATTTCTACGACCGGCTGAAGAATTCGGAACTCGCACGCGACATCATAACGACACTGGATAATTCCGTAGACAGTCTTACGAAAACCACTCAATCGCTGCACCAGGAAATAATGCGGGCGCGGATGGTGCCGGTCGGCAATCTGTTCCGCCGCTTTTTCCGGCCCGCGCGGGATATATCGAGATCGTGCGGGAAAAAGGTCGCACTGAAAACGAGCGGAGAGGAAGAGGAGATCGACAAGAATACCATCGATCTGCTGTTCGAGCCGCTGCTTCACCTCGTCAGGAACGCGATCGATCACGGGATCGAAAACCCGGAAGAACGAAACCTCTTGAGCAAGGACGAAGAAGCGGTCCTCCAGCTTCGTTCATACAGCAAACAGAACCGCCTTTTCATCGAAATTGCCGATGACGGGAGGGGAATCGATATCGAAACGATACGAAGCCACGCGATCGAAAAGGGATTCATCCAAGAAGATACGGTATTGAACAACGAAGAACTTCTCGATCTCATCTTTCTCCCCAGTTTTTCCACAAAAAAAGTGGCCGATCATCTGGCGGGCCGTGGAATGGGCATGAACATCGTAAAAGAAGCGGTCAAAAAGATCAGCGGAGATATCAGAATTCAGACGGAACGGGAAAAAGGAACGACCTTTATTATTTCACTTCCCACGACCATGGCAATCATTTCCGCCCTGATCATCGAATCTTCCAATGAGCGTTATGCGATACCGCTCGCGCCGATACTGGAAATCGTAAACGTCGAACCTCAAAAGATCAAGACTGTCTACGGAAAAAAGACGTTTTCCATGAGAGACAGGATTATTCCGCTTATATCATGTGAAGAATACTTCGACCTCGATGCCGTTTTGGAAAAACAGGATCTCCTCACGATCGTTATCGTGGAAAGCGAATCAACCGTCTACGGACTTATTGTCGAAAAGGTGATCGGGAAACAGGAAATTGTGACAAAATCACTTACCCTTTCGCTGCTTGCCACCAAGGGTATAAGCGGAGTGACGATTTTGGGCGACGGATCGATCGTCCTGATCATCGATGTCGATGCGGTCGGGGAATATTTTTAGGCTATTCAACCGCTTGGCGACATCATTATAAAAGGAGTGAACATGGAAATTGCAAAAGACGACTTTAATCGGAAGGTCCTGGCCGCCTTCGAGCATATCCTCAAGGTGCTGTTCAACAGGAATGAAAAAGAGTCCATACGGTTGACTACCTCAGGGCCCGCCGAACAGGAAAGGGAAATCGCGATTCTCATCCAATTTATCGGCGGCATCGAAGGCAAGATTATTTTGGCCTGTTCGAAAGAAACGGCGTTGGATATAGCGAAGTCGCTTCCCGGTTTCGATGAAAACACGGCGTCGACCGAAGCCGGGCAAAGGGATTATATCAAGAATTCACTCGGCGAAATAATGAATATGCTGGCCGGTAAAATCGCATACGGGTATCAGAAGGATTTCGGAACAACGCGGATAACCACACCCGCCATGATAAGCGGCAAACTCCTCTTCATCACCGTCTACGACGAGGATTCCATTATATCCTGTATCAAGACCCCGTTCGGTTTGCTGGAAATTATTTTTTCCGTTTGTTAACGGAAAGGAGGAAGACAACCAATGGCAAAAGTATTAATCGTTGACGATTCGAAGCTGATACGTAATATCATTAAAGACGAACTCCAGAAGAAGGGACATACGATTATTGCGGAAGCTTCCGACGGGAAGGAAGGCCTCGAAGCGTACAAGCAGCATTCGCCCGATCTTGTCACCATGGACATTACGATGGATGAAATGGACGGCATCGAGGCGATCAAGCAGATAATGAAAGTTGACAAGACCGCGAAAATCATCGTCGTTTCCGCACTCGGACAGGACGAACTCATCAATACGGCGATCGATCTGGGAGTGGTCGATTTCATTATCAAACCATTTGAACCGGAACGCCTTATCAGTTCCGTCAACAAGGCCATATGAAAGAAATACTGTCCGTCGGTAT
This genomic window from Spirochaetales bacterium contains:
- a CDS encoding chemotaxis protein CheA — encoded protein: MMAIHMNEYINVFIEEAVEYIEQLDILVVSLEKKQTDTETIKKIYRIMHTMKGISGIIGFNELSTLMHTVESLFSNLAEKKLKVTNKIVESLYHVIDILKAIIRDLQKGREVSVDFEKECRKFESFISKEIREKEGKGREEGFVYTFTPEDFAEKITKAREKGEKLYRIDFSIDGKEELKNARRRILFKRLAEFGEILDFFPKRERDYYTENEMHIKLLFLGTMNKKNSDDLKKVDRIHHLAYEEIDTRNLQKAAGAATQEERDGKKTRETEITSISDENTIKVKVDKLDRLLNYAQELTIINLSFQNFYDRLKNSELARDIITTLDNSVDSLTKTTQSLHQEIMRARMVPVGNLFRRFFRPARDISRSCGKKVALKTSGEEEEIDKNTIDLLFEPLLHLVRNAIDHGIENPEERNLLSKDEEAVLQLRSYSKQNRLFIEIADDGRGIDIETIRSHAIEKGFIQEDTVLNNEELLDLIFLPSFSTKKVADHLAGRGMGMNIVKEAVKKISGDIRIQTEREKGTTFIISLPTTMAIISALIIESSNERYAIPLAPILEIVNVEPQKIKTVYGKKTFSMRDRIIPLISCEEYFDLDAVLEKQDLLTIVIVESESTVYGLIVEKVIGKQEIVTKSLTLSLLATKGISGVTILGDGSIVLIIDVDAVGEYF
- a CDS encoding chemotaxis protein CheX; the encoded protein is MEIAKDDFNRKVLAAFEHILKVLFNRNEKESIRLTTSGPAEQEREIAILIQFIGGIEGKIILACSKETALDIAKSLPGFDENTASTEAGQRDYIKNSLGEIMNMLAGKIAYGYQKDFGTTRITTPAMISGKLLFITVYDEDSIISCIKTPFGLLEIIFSVC
- a CDS encoding response regulator, which translates into the protein MAKVLIVDDSKLIRNIIKDELQKKGHTIIAEASDGKEGLEAYKQHSPDLVTMDITMDEMDGIEAIKQIMKVDKTAKIIVVSALGQDELINTAIDLGVVDFIIKPFEPERLISSVNKAI